One part of the Gossypium raimondii isolate GPD5lz chromosome 1, ASM2569854v1, whole genome shotgun sequence genome encodes these proteins:
- the LOC105784988 gene encoding U-box domain-containing protein 5 codes for MELGATQSVDLPYHSTIKIHRLMCLELKKLVDSISPMFAALESARPGCTLGMRALCSLQSAMDKANLLIQLCSESSKLYLAITGKGLLLRCDKIRKTLEICMIQVREMVPSVLAAKIAGIIDELRSARFQLEASEHEAGAAIIALLEHDKSASASRKQSEIEALRLSSLRLSITSPFALLIEKRSIKKLLGSVQDTNPNKRKVLTYLLYLLKKHGRLIWQLQPKRTEEESLFSLMKEDGDENVETSGYDFFLPITPDQIICPISKRLLYDPVIIASGQTFERVWIEKWFNEGNQMCPVTNTKLMQFSLTPNLAMKALISKWLLRHGINVPQHVKPVPSLLSLRQPSSCSIASFGTSVLGFRLEIGSVTLDSVSTDSSLDFSDRKSNDEIKSMLPQVAADSHHRIHHHQLSTDGIRVGCLSELDKHSWISQCKAVQNVKGLLEDNDKAQHLTFSNSHVVPVIKFLKDANDLCDVKMQKDGAEVLLAILSGRRIELPPCHEDVIYLLASLLDSETTRECHAILEILSWQQYYKSRIVACGILPSILKLLDTTVTEFNMVALKILWNLSNGSNVGYHITYLGYIPKLVSFLEDPNVAGYCVGIMNNIRDIEEARIEAVEAGLCTSIATILESGKKEEQEVGVELLLFLCYENTGYCKMIMTENVIQALSNISVNGSSKGSENALTLLELMDWMNASQCSRSGSRWSQGNSNVSSSTSNKSRLKISSYKALGCLRKKLSRFLLNVLH; via the exons ATGGAACTTGGTGCTACTCAGAGTGTTGATCTTCCATATCACAGCACCATTAAG ATACATCGGTTAATGTGCTTGGAGCTGAAGAAACTCGTTGATAGCATTTCGCCCATGTTTGCAGCTCTTGAGTCAGCTCGGCCAGGATGCACATTAGGAATGCGTGCATTATGCTCATTACAATCGGCAATGGATAAAGCCAACTTACTAATCCAGCTCTGTTCTGAATCCAGCAAACTCTACTTG gCAATTACAGGTAAAGGTTTACTCTTGAGGTGTGATAAAATTCGGAAAACTTTGGAGATTTGCATGATTCAAGTTCGAGAAATGGTTCCATCGGTGTTGGCTGCAAAG ATAGCTGGAATTATAGATGAACTTAGAAGTGCAAGGTTTCAATTAGAAGCTTCAGAACATGAAGCTGGAGCAGCTATAATTGCACTGTTAGAACATGACAAATCTGCATCAGCCTCCAGGAAGCAATCTGAAATCGAGGCTCTTCGACTTTCTTCTTTGAGACTGAGTATTACATCTCCTTTTGCTCTTTTGATAGAGAAAAGATCCATCAAGAAACTGCTTGGAAGTGTCCAGGAtacaaatccaaataaaagGAAAGTCTTGACTTATCTCTTGTATCTTCTCAAGAAACATGGCAGGTTAATTTGGCAACTCCAACCTAAAAGAACGGAAGAAGAAAGCCTTTTTTCATTGATGAAAGAAGATGgagatgaaaatgttgaaactTCAGGCTATGATTTCTTCCTTCCTATAACTCCTGACCAAATCATATGCCCAATCTCTAAGAGATTGCTTTATGATCCTGTAATTATTGCTTCTGGGCAAACATTCGAACGAGTTTGGATCGAGAAGTGGTTTAATGAAGGCAACCAGATGTGCCCTGTGACTAATACAAAGTTGATGCAATTTTCCCTCACACCAAATTTAGCAATGAAAGCCCTTATTTCTAAGTGGCTTTTGAGGCATGGCATCAATGTTCCTCAACATGTAAAACCAGTTCCTTCCCTGCTTTCCTTACGTCAACCTTCTTCCTGCTCCATTGCCAGCTTTGGCACTTCCGTGCTTGGTTTTCGACTCGAAATAGGGAGCGTCACACTTGACTCAGTGAGTACTGATTCGAGTTTAGATTTTTCGGACAGGAAATCTAATGATGAGATTAAGTCCATGCTGCCTCAGGTTGCTGCGGATTCCCACCATCGAATACATCATCATCAGTTAAGTACTGACGGTATTCGTGTTGGCTGTCTTTCTGAACTTGATAAACATTCCTGGATATCTCAATGCAAGGCTGttcaaaatgtcaaagggcTACTAGAAGACAACGATAAGGCCCAGCATTTGACCTTTTCAAATAGTCATGTTGTTCCTGTGATTAAATTTTTGAAGGATGCAAATGATTTATGTGATGTAAAAATGCAAAAAGATGGAGCAGAGGTGCTTTTGGCGATTTTAAGTGGCCGCAG AATCGAATTACCACCCTGTCATGAAGATGTTATCTATTTGTTGGCATCATTACTGGATTCAGAAACAACTAGAGAGTGCCATGCAATACTGGAAATCTTATCCTGGCAACAGTACTATAAGTCCAGAATTGTGGCATGTGGCATTTTGCCTTCCATCCTAAAACTTCTGGACACTACAGTCACAGAATTTAACATGGTTGCTCTGAAGATCCTATGGAATTTATCGAATGGCAGCAATGTTGGTTACCATATTACATATTTGGGTTATATTCCAAAGTTGGTTTCTTTTCTTGAAGATCCAAATGTTGCAGGGTATTGCGTTGGGATTATGAACAACATACGTGACATTGAGGAGGCTAGAATTGAAGCTGTTGAAGCTGGTTTATGTACTTCGATCGCCACAATCTTGGAATCCGGTAAAAAGGAAGAACAAGAAGTTGGTGTTGAGTTGCTCCTGTTTCTATGCTACGAGAACACAGGATACTGTAAAATGATAATGACAGAAAACGTAATTCAAGCTTTGTCCAACATATCAGTGAACGGGAGTTCTAAAGGATCCGAGAATGCATTGACACT